The genomic DNA TCATTTGATAGTTTGAATTAGTTCTATTAGTGTGCTTCTTCGGGTGGCTGATGCATTAATCCTCTTTGTCATCCTAACTTAGCCTTGAATTGGCTGGGGCATGTCGTTTAGTTTCTGACAATCAAGTTTAATCTTCCTTTAATGATCTTTGTACTAAGAATTTCTTTTTGCAACAATGCACACTCTTGATTCTCGTGCTGCATTATAATCAGGTTAAGAAACATATCAAACAAGGCCAAGGTCATGAAGGTGGGATATTTTCAGTTGAAGCACCACTCCATGTATCAAATGTTCAAGTTCTTGATCCAGTTACTGGGTAATGATGTGTATCAGATTAAATCTGTGGTAATGACTAATGAGTTTGTCTTTGACCTGCCCAACATTTCTTTGATGGTCAATGGTTATCTGCAGGAAACCATGTAAAGTTGGAATTAAATATCTAGAAGATGGTTCAAAAGTAAGAGTTGCTCGAGGTATTGGAACATCAGGCGTACCAATTCCTCGCCCAGATATTCTCAAGATAAGGGCAACACCCAGACCTACTGTTGGTATGTAACCTAATACTTTTGTCGTTCATATGTTTGTATCTCTTTCATGATTTATAGTGCGGATGTTGCTACATGCTAGAATCCTTAatctaaaatttgaattttgctTTAACTCTCTCTTATTATTATAGCTCACAGCTTGACTTGTTTACTAGTGTCGGTCCATAAATATATATCCTCTAGTTTGCATAAAGTTATATTGTGTTTCTATGTTTGTGTAGATTTTCATTTGCTATAAATTATTCATAGGATATACACTTTGTAATAAGATACTGTATATAGGTTGTTTATATAGATTACCTGCCTACTTTTGGATAAATATGCTTGTGTAGGCTGTTTAAATTCTCCTGCGAAACAAAACCTTGCAAATCTGGACCTTATTttgggcttgtttgatgtgattCAATCATTTTTTCCATCAATTCATCACCCAAAATATCATTATTGTATTCTTTATAtagcattttaaaatattaaatactatatcgaACAATAtccttttaaaataatcaacttttcttgaaaataggatcaaacaagctcttgttTACACCATGCCTATCTTTTTGACATATTCTATACTTTTGAAATATATCTGGTGTTGTGTTTTGTCCCTACCCCCACCCTCTAGCCGGTTCGAAGGATACTCCAGAGAAGGTGGTAATGGAGGTGACCTATGATGCGAAGACAGGAATGGGAATGCCAGAACTGTGATATTTCTGCACTTGTTTATTTTGCTGACAGTTTCATCACTATATGAGGCATGTCTTTTTTTATTGTGTAGGACCAATTGAAATTGAATGGTAACAAAAGGCTTTTCAAGCTTTGAATCAATTGTAGTACCATGTTATTTCATCTGTTAAGTTGTTTCTGTTAGTATGACCCCATTTTTATTGTGGTTTTGATCTGTGTCTGAGTAGACTCATTttataatatgatttaatttaaaaactacTTGCAAAATGATATAGAATTGAAGTCAATAGAATCTCCTATCCTTACAAATCTTAGTTTTGTCCACCATACACCTTCTTTCTTGTTCTGCAGTTAATATGTCCAGTTTGTTCTGTTAAAGTTTAGAATTGGTTTTATTGTTGTAATTGTTGTTCTAGTTTACATAGACAAACTAATATTGAAGTTAGGATGATCATCAAACTAAGGCCTTGTGTTGGGTTATCTGGAAGaaattttgtctttgatgtaatagttgattatttgaatgaattgattaagtatttttaatgttataaaaagattaaggatattttagtttacgatttaaatgaataaattaaagaaaagtaATGGTTGGTTGTAAACAAGTAAAAATAACACAAATCAAACAAGGGGCCAAGTGACTCAAGAATATAAGAAAGGGAACAATTGTTGTACCTATCATATCTGTTTGTTAGAAGGGGGTAGGAATGAGTacaattcaatatatatatatatatatatatatatatatatatatatatcaacaagTTTTtctttcaaagaaaaaaaaatttacctacaaaaatattttcaacacTCCAAAGATATTTTCTCTACTTTGCTCATTGGCCAACAATGGTTTcacaaaatagataaataacTTAACTATGAAGTCTATTGTTGGATTTGCTTTTAAATTAGGTCATTTTTATGAGATGGgctatcaaaattttattttcttagttaaTTTATCAAGTcggtaaaaattatttaaatatgttcaaatGATATATCGTATTCAATTTTTATCTGTTCACAAAAATAACACGGGTATCTgttcacaaaaataaaacaaagttacaaattaacaaaaatgtGTATTCTAGAAAGGCACATTATGCGGACAAAAATTTGACATAGAATCAATTTAAGTTTGTcttttattattctaataacTATCCcaaggaaaaaaaaacattttattcaaGTCATTAcataatatttcataaataaataaaaataaaataactagaACTCACTATAAATGAAACAAAGATTCCAAAAATTGTTGTAAGATTAGTCATCCATTAATGTCCTATCAATCAGTTTATGCAGGACGCTCACTCTTTTTTACATAATCGTCAAGTTTTTCATTATTAGTAAATTTATTTCGTTTAAAATTTGAGGCAGGTTGATGCCTCTACTCATTAAGGAGGATGACcatttgaaaattgaattttccCTTTAGgcaattttttcttaaaattgaaAGAGAACGAAACAAGATGGTATTTATTTCCCATTCTAATCTCACACAAATTCTTTCAAAGAAagatataaacataattaaatatataaattatcaatatatttatttattcactgtatcttataatattatacaattatttattataataatataaaatttcaatatattataatgtatattatattacaaaaatttcgtttatataatattattatatatatttttttaaaaactattttataaatgatgttTCGCGGGAATTCATCGAAACCGAACGGAacgaaaataatattaaaaatttccccaaaataaaaataggataGAAATGATAAATGCATTGTCCATTTTTTCACTtcgataatatttaaaaatagtaaaGTTTGAAGTTGAAGtgagttttgttttattgagaaatccataaataatatttaaatatttctttttggTTTCTCAATAACTAAGGTCTCTTTTgtatttgggttttcaaaataattcaaccaaatCCATTGTCACTTCACTCTCTCTCTCATCCTTCAAATTAATCAagtcattaactaaaatactaaaataccctttattttaaattataattatttattttatttatatatatcaataccttttaaatctttttaccaaaaaaacatcatcatttcctcaaaattatcaccaataaTCATTTTCCCCTGttcaagttatttaaataacctggacCGAACAAGCCCAACATAAAAACCCAACATAAAAAGAACAAGTTagtttatatagaaataattaattattgttttttaaaattaattcaaaattaaagatgtaattgagagagagaaagaaagagagagaaagacagATAAAAAGAAAGAGCCCCCCAGGTATTACAGTGGAATCAAACACACCTTATTATTCGGAGTCTTACTTATTTCCTAGTCTCTTTAAAAAACACACTCATTTTAGAGGGAGAAAATAGCTCAAGTACAAGAAACATGAAGAAATCATATTCTTCATTCAATATCCCCTAaactaattcttcttcttcttcttgctaCTAAAGAAGAAAGCCTGATCCTTTCTACTTCGAATCATCACTTTCCTTCCTCAACCCACTGTTCAAAGTAACTCGGCCACCCGTTTGCTCACCAAAAATAGCACCTGAGAAACCCCAAAGCTTCCACCTTCCAAAACCCTAGCAAACCCAATTCCTCTTCCAATCCAAATACAGACTTGCAGATTTTTCCTCTACTCCAACGACATGAGTCCAATTCAGAACTTGGAGCAGCATTCTCGCCATCTTATCGAGCCAGACATCCGTAATAATCTCCACCCGTTAATTACTTAGTTCGTGCTTTTTATGctggttgaaaaaatattaatcttgtATGTATGTTCCTCTCATTGCAGCTATACAGGCAAGACTTCAGATGGCGATAGAGGTTCGGGACAGTTTAGAGATTACTCATACAGGTGAATACTTGCAATTCTTAAAATGCTACTTCAGGGCGTTTTCCGCTATCATGTACCAAATAACCAAGCCACAATTCGTGGATAATCCGGAACACAAACTCCGGAACATTGTCTTGGAGATTCTTAATCGTCTTCCCCACAGTGAAGTTCTCCGTCCTTTCGTTCAGGATCTATTGAAGGTTGCAATGCATGTTCTTACCACGGATAACGAGGAGAATGGTTTGATTTGTATTCGTATTATATTTGATCTCCTCAGAAACTTTAGGCCTACGTTAGAAAACGAAGTTCAGCCCTTTCTTGATTTCGTGTGCAAAATTTACCAGAACTTCAGATTGACGGTTAGTCATTTCTTTGAGAGCGGTGCGGTGGCACCACCTGCTCTGACAACTGCTTCTTTGGCCAACAATGCATTTGGTTCAATGGGAGGTGAAGATAATAAATTGATCGATGTTTCGGACCCATCAGCACTTCCCAGTAATTTTGTTGGGGCCGGACAACTTAATTCCAGTACATGCTCCTTTAAGATTGTTACGGAGACTCCTTTGGTTGTCATGTTTATATTTCAGTTGTATAGTCGACTTGTACAGACAAATATTCCCCACCTATTGCCGTTAATGGTGGTTGCTATTTCTGTTCCTGGTCCTGAGAAGATTCCGCCTCATTTAAAAGGTCATTTCATCGAGCTCAAGGGTGCTCAGGTTAAGGTAAGTCAATATAAGGTTCAAATACGTGTGCAACTGTGGATCATCACAAAAAATATAGATTTAGAGTAAATTTTTGGGAGAATTAAAGGAAAATATTGCTTTTGGTCCGGactattaaaccaaaattagtTACAAGTGATTCCAATTTTAGATGATTTgagatagttttttttttccacaACAGGCTAAGTTTTCCAAAGTTACAAATAGTTATATGTGATTCTGGTTTTAGAAACTTAATATAACTTTTAAACCTATTTCATCTTGGGCTTTGGCTGCAACAGACATAAGTTAAACCTGTTTTgttatattatctatatatttctctaaaatgaacttttattatctttaactcTCTCTAGAAAAATAACGGAAAAAAATCATAGACTTGATGAATTCTGGATTTCAATTTTATGGTCTGAGCTAAATTTCTTGTACAGCCCCCTTTTTTCTAGCTGAAGCAATCCTTTTCCTCATGTCTCCTAGTGCTAGTCAAATGTTAGTGTTGTTCCTTCATATGGTTGTGAATAGATGCACAAATGTCAAAGATCCTTCTTTTGTAACAAATGATCAGTTCATTGGAGCCCATAGAAAACTGAAAGACAACATCTTTTCCCTCATCTTTCTCAAAATATGTACCTTTTCTCTTATCACCTATAGTTAcgataatttataaatttgatcttTCTTATTCTTCCGTACATTCGCCTTGATGATGTCATTCCTTATAtggatttttattaaatgactGCTCTTTGGTAGCCTTATATTTTGACCCATAAACACTAGTTCTGTTATAGACGTTAAGCAAGTTATTGCCTAAATTGATTTGATATAGTTTGTTATTTGTTCCTGCAGACAGTTTCATTTTTAACTTACCTATTGAAGAGCTTTGCGGACTACATTAGACCACATGAAGAAAGCATTTGTAAAAGCATTGTCAATCTACTTGTAACCTGTTCTGACTCTGTTTCAATCCGAAAGGTAATAGATGTATCATCTATTCTTAGGGTCTTTTTCTGTTTCTTTCTTGAACATGTCATGAGAAATTTGAGATGTTGGATGCAGGAATTACTGGTGGCTCTTAAACATGTTCTTGGTACAGATTTTAAGCGAGGTTTATTTCCTCTGATTGATACATTGTTGGAAGAGAGGTAATTGCCTTCACAATATATTGGATGCTACTCACGATATTTTAGTAATTACATTTACGTTAGAGAACCTGATAAATATCTTGTCCCTTTATTGATTATTCTCAACATGCTCATTTATAGTGGGAGCAATGGTATGCTGTTTTTTCTTTGTTCAAACATAGTAATAAGATCATTGTTTATCAATGTTCCACATTATTAGATTAATGAAAAGTATTCTCACTCATTAATAGATTAATGGAACCATTTTCATGGTAAAATGGTTATTCTTTTCTAATTTGTAAGGTTGAATGATGAGTTGTACCTTATAGAGAGAATGTTGAAAAGTCTGTATATGGGCGTGTTTGGTTGAAGCTTGAAAAATGACGTTTTTCttccttttatttttgtaactcAGAAGACCAACTTGGGGGAGTAACTTACATTATTCCATGTCTCCTCTCTGACACAATCTCATATTATCTCTTACAAGTGAATTAAGAACTTACTTAACACGCTTCTTATATTTGGTGGATTTTTACTGTTATTTTATCTGGATTTACTTTTCTGTTATTAGGGTTCTCGTAGGAACTGGCAGGGCATGCTTTGAAACACTAAGGCCGTTGGCTTACAGTCTGCTTGCTGAGATTGTTCATCATGTCCGAGCTGAGTTATCTCTGAGACAGGTCTATGCTTGCTTTATTAGTCCATCGTTTAATCAAACTATCTTTGTCATATGCCTTGGCTACTTCCTTTTTTTTTGCTAAGGGGAGATGGTGGGAGGATCAAACCCTTCACCCATTGCTCTGAAAGCTCACACGTTGCCATCATGCTAATACCACATGCCAACTTTATTCTTGTTGACCAATTTATCTAGTTGgtattatatatttgaagttGATTGGTTAGGCATTTGGCCATATAATATACTGTATAAATATCTCATATGTTGGTTGCTTAGTTGCTGCACAGTTCTTTTTCCTACACTAATGATAAATTTCTCCTCTTAAATCTTTTTTCGAATGTGCTATGTGGACTTATCTGTTGATTGTTATTTATAAAGTAGTGGTCAGCAGCAGAGAAAAATAATGACATACAATGGGGGATATAACCAGTACTCCTCTCATccataaagttttttttatatatatttgtgaccCGGGTTTATTCCCAGGGGTGGCTAGCATGACCCCTCATAGATCCCTTTTAAATTAGAGCGTTCTTAGTGGGAATCGAACATGAGATCTTTGGTCTCTTAGGTTAGACCCTTGCTACTTGAGCTACCCTGGTGGGTTCACCAACAATCCAATAACATTAATCCCCCGCATGGCTTTCTCATTAATCGTTAGATGCCCATCTTGAATATCAACTACATGACACAGAGAATGCAGTGTTTTCCTTCTCCTCTGATAcacaaaaaatgataaaaagaaaGTAGACGTCTTTTATCTCTCTCAATAATGACATACAATGGGTCAGCAGCAGAGAAAAATAATGACATACAATGGGGGATATAACCAGTACTCCTCTCATccataaagttttttttatatatatttgtgaccCGGGTTTATTCCCAGGGGTGGCTAGCATGACCCCTCATAGATCCCTGTTAAATTAGAGCGTTCTTAGTGGGAATCGAACATGAGATCTTTGGTCTCTTAGATTAGACCCTTGCTACTTGAGCTACCCTGGTGGGTTCACCAACAATCCAATAACATTAATCCCCCGCATGGCTTTCTCATTAATCGTTAGATGCCCATCTTGAATATCAACTACATGACACAGAGAATGCAGTGTTTTCCTTTTCCTCTGATAcacaaaaaatgataaaaagaaaGTAGACGTCTTTTATCTCTCTCAATTCATATGAAAAGTGTTTTTGAATCCCCTCATGATGCCATTGCTACCAAGAAGTTGGATGGACATAGTCAGCAGGCAAACTAAAGTTGTAAATAACACtagttttgaaaagaaaaataaaagtgcgataaatatatgattatctAAATCATGAAGGTGGAGAAGAATGTCATTATTTAGAatatgcagattgaagatttgTTACTCCATTGAAATATATAACTTAcagaaaaaaaatcatgaaataCTCGGGAAAGAGACAATGCTTATTATAAGAGATGGGAATTCAACTGTGATTAGTAAGCATGCTTAAGTTTCCTTATTGGTTAGATTACTCTAATATCGTGTTCCTATTTTGTGAATAAAATCTGTCATAGAGATGAAGTCAAAATATTGTTCCTTAACTTAAATGCTTTGCTTCTGAGATGCTTTTCATCGTTGACTACTGACACTTGTATTTTTGATGCAGTTGTCAAGGATAATTTATCTGTTCTCAAGTAACATGCATGATGCATCGTTATCTCTCAGCATTCATACTACATGTGCTCGTCTAATGTTGAATCTGGTGACTTTTCTCAGCCTCAAGACTTGCAGTTGGATGTTAAATTGTCCTTTTTAACACCTTCAATATAGATGTGAAACTggtatttgtttttttggttttgtcTTACCTTGATGTATTTTCTCTCAAATTCGGTATCCAGGTTGAACCAATTTTTGAGAAAGGTGTTGATCAGTCTTCCATGGATGAAGCACGCATACTTCTGGTTTGGATTTCATACTTATACATTTTTATCTTGTTTTGTGTTTCAATGATGTGTTGTTTAGACTCATTTCGAATTAAACTAcaataatattgtaatattgtTCTGTTTATGTAGGACCGAATTTTGGATGCTTTTGTTGGAAAATTTAATACATTCAAGCATACAATTCCTCAGGTATACAAGTTCAGATTTTGGACAGAATCAAAATTTTGTAGTATGATCTGCAAATTGCTTGAGATAC from Impatiens glandulifera chromosome 9, dImpGla2.1, whole genome shotgun sequence includes the following:
- the LOC124914978 gene encoding 50S ribosomal protein L24, with protein sequence MGWKAAQKLIHHWKILRGDNVMIIRGKDCGETGVIKRVIRSQNRVIVEGKNLVKKHIKQGQGHEGGIFSVEAPLHVSNVQVLDPVTGKPCKVGIKYLEDGSKVRVARGIGTSGVPIPRPDILKIRATPRPTVAGSKDTPEKVVMEVTYDAKTGMGMPEL